A region of Asticcacaulis excentricus DNA encodes the following proteins:
- the bglX gene encoding beta-glucosidase BglX, translated as MTAFTPSRRFFLKGAVATAAFLPVVAPGLAKGVAAPDPFIEKLIASLSLEEKAGQLSLYADLTRPDFGNVNPAAVAQTRDEVKARIRRGEITGLFNGIGVAGARELQKVAVEESPHKIPLIFAADIIHGLRTTFPVPLGEAAAWDADLAYRTARAAAIEATAVGLHWTFAPMVDIARDQRWGRVVEGAGEDTYLGNVLAVARVKGFQGNDLKDGRNMLACLKHFAAYGAVQGGMEYATVDIPETTLWETHLPPFKAGLDAGCLSVMSSFNDISGVPATANRHLLTEILREQWGFRGLVVSDYTSEEELILHGYAADGRDATKKAIMAGCDMSMQSGLYFKHLPSLVKDGEVPQAVLDEAVRRVLRVKKALGLFDNPYRSMDARREKADVRSAEIVALSREAGRRSIVLLRNEGSLLPLAKTGQKIALIGPLGADRHNLPGPWSVFPDRAKGVTIEEGLRAVVKDPAAITVVKGVDFEAAIPGGIDAAVAAAKAADIVVLAMGEAENMSGEAQARTDISLPAPQLALIEAVKATGKPTVLLLRHGRALALTGAAREADAILATWFLGSETGNAIADILFGDYAPSGRLPVSFPQASGQQPYYYNHRITGRPQLDPKVKEYKTRYREVTNEALYPFGYGLTYSTIEYGPTTVSTTELGWDATLTVSAEIANTGTRDADEVVQLYIHDRVASLVQPIRQLKGFKRISLKAGERQRVEFTLSRADLAFVHPDLKPAAEPGAFKVWIAPSAVGGTPAEFVLKA; from the coding sequence ATGACCGCTTTCACGCCTTCACGCCGGTTCTTCCTCAAGGGTGCCGTAGCTACGGCCGCCTTCCTTCCCGTCGTCGCCCCCGGCCTCGCCAAGGGCGTGGCCGCGCCGGACCCCTTTATCGAAAAACTGATCGCGTCGCTGTCGCTCGAAGAAAAGGCCGGGCAGCTCAGCCTCTATGCCGACCTGACGCGGCCGGACTTCGGCAATGTCAATCCGGCCGCCGTCGCCCAGACCAGGGACGAGGTGAAGGCGCGCATCCGTCGCGGCGAAATCACCGGTCTGTTCAATGGGATCGGTGTTGCCGGGGCGCGCGAACTGCAAAAGGTAGCGGTCGAGGAATCGCCGCACAAGATTCCGCTGATCTTTGCCGCCGATATCATCCACGGCCTGCGTACCACCTTCCCGGTGCCGCTGGGCGAGGCGGCGGCGTGGGACGCCGATCTGGCCTACCGCACGGCACGCGCCGCCGCTATTGAGGCGACCGCCGTCGGCCTGCACTGGACCTTTGCGCCGATGGTGGACATTGCCCGCGATCAGCGTTGGGGCCGCGTTGTCGAAGGGGCGGGCGAAGACACCTATCTCGGCAATGTGCTGGCCGTCGCCCGCGTCAAGGGTTTTCAGGGCAATGACCTGAAGGACGGGCGCAATATGCTGGCCTGCCTCAAGCACTTTGCTGCCTATGGCGCGGTGCAGGGCGGCATGGAATATGCCACGGTCGATATCCCCGAAACCACCCTGTGGGAAACCCACCTGCCGCCGTTCAAGGCCGGGCTGGACGCCGGGTGTTTGTCAGTGATGTCGAGTTTCAACGACATTTCGGGCGTGCCCGCCACGGCCAACCGCCACCTGCTGACCGAAATTCTGCGCGAGCAGTGGGGCTTTAGAGGGCTGGTGGTATCCGACTACACCTCCGAAGAAGAACTGATCCTGCACGGCTATGCCGCCGATGGACGTGACGCCACCAAAAAAGCCATTATGGCCGGGTGTGATATGTCCATGCAATCAGGTCTTTATTTCAAACACCTGCCATCGCTTGTGAAGGATGGCGAAGTGCCTCAGGCGGTGCTGGATGAGGCGGTACGCCGCGTCCTGCGCGTCAAGAAGGCGCTGGGCCTGTTCGACAATCCGTACCGCTCGATGGACGCCAGGCGCGAAAAGGCCGATGTGCGCAGCGCCGAGATCGTCGCCCTGTCGCGCGAAGCGGGCCGCCGCTCGATCGTGCTGCTGCGCAACGAAGGCAGCCTTCTGCCGCTCGCCAAAACGGGCCAGAAGATCGCTCTGATCGGGCCTCTGGGCGCGGATCGCCACAACCTGCCGGGCCCGTGGTCGGTCTTCCCGGACCGCGCCAAGGGCGTCACCATTGAGGAAGGTCTGCGCGCCGTGGTGAAGGATCCGGCGGCGATCACGGTGGTCAAGGGCGTGGACTTCGAAGCGGCCATTCCGGGCGGCATCGACGCGGCCGTCGCGGCGGCCAAAGCCGCTGACATCGTGGTGCTGGCTATGGGCGAGGCCGAGAACATGTCAGGCGAAGCGCAGGCGCGCACCGATATTTCCTTGCCCGCACCGCAACTAGCGCTGATCGAAGCGGTCAAGGCGACGGGTAAGCCGACCGTGCTGCTGCTGCGTCACGGGCGGGCGCTGGCGCTCACCGGCGCGGCACGTGAGGCCGACGCCATCCTCGCGACGTGGTTCCTGGGGTCTGAGACGGGCAACGCCATTGCCGATATTCTGTTCGGTGACTACGCCCCCTCTGGCCGCCTGCCGGTCAGCTTCCCGCAAGCCTCGGGTCAGCAGCCCTATTATTACAATCACCGCATCACGGGTCGTCCGCAGCTTGATCCGAAGGTGAAGGAATATAAGACCCGCTACCGCGAAGTCACTAATGAGGCGCTTTATCCGTTTGGTTACGGCCTGACCTATTCAACGATTGAATACGGCCCGACCACGGTCAGCACCACGGAACTGGGCTGGGACGCCACCCTGACGGTCAGCGCCGAAATCGCCAATACAGGCACGCGCGACGCCGATGAGGTGGTACAGCTCTATATCCATGACCGGGTGGCGAGCCTCGTCCAGCCGATCCGTCAGCTCAAGGGCTTCAAGCGGATCAGCCTGAAGGCCGGGGAGCGCCAGCGGGTGGAATTTACCCTCAGCCGCGCCGATCTGGCCTTCGTTCACCCCGATCTGAAGCCCGCCGCCGAGCCGGGCGCGTTCAAGGTGTGGATCGCCCCTTCGGCGGTCGGCGGCACCCCGGCTGAATTCGTGCTGAAAGCCTAA
- a CDS encoding phospholipase: protein MIFTWFPSKALVVFLSLFALTACASLPATDQPRGETPKSLTLKDGTRIGYMQSLPSNLKGKAPVLVFLHGTGEIGTDVKLTTVHGPWAYSRANPDKAPFIILAPQLSEKVEWNPVTLEEWLTQALKGLPADHSRLYLTGLSRGGRGTWNWAIAYPRRFAAIAPVSGDSLYRDGACALKNVPVWAFHGAKDDIVLYQPEDQFADAVRACGGEVNYTLYPDGNHNAWDAAYATPSLYAWLLKHKR, encoded by the coding sequence ATGATCTTCACATGGTTTCCCTCAAAGGCCCTTGTCGTGTTTCTTAGTCTCTTTGCCCTCACCGCCTGCGCCAGCCTGCCGGCGACGGACCAGCCGCGCGGCGAGACGCCCAAATCCCTGACGCTGAAAGACGGCACCCGTATCGGTTATATGCAGTCTCTGCCGTCGAACCTGAAGGGCAAGGCCCCGGTGCTGGTCTTCCTGCACGGCACGGGGGAGATCGGGACGGATGTTAAACTGACGACGGTGCACGGGCCGTGGGCCTATAGCCGCGCCAACCCGGACAAGGCGCCCTTCATCATTCTGGCACCGCAACTGAGCGAGAAGGTCGAATGGAACCCGGTGACGCTGGAGGAATGGCTGACCCAGGCCCTGAAAGGCCTGCCTGCCGACCATAGCCGTCTGTACCTGACCGGCCTGTCGCGCGGCGGGCGGGGCACGTGGAACTGGGCGATTGCCTATCCGCGACGCTTTGCCGCCATTGCGCCGGTGTCCGGAGATTCGCTTTATCGCGACGGAGCCTGCGCCCTGAAAAATGTGCCGGTGTGGGCCTTTCACGGCGCAAAGGACGATATCGTCCTCTATCAGCCCGAAGACCAGTTTGCCGATGCCGTCCGCGCCTGTGGCGGTGAGGTCAACTACACCCTCTATCCCGACGGCAATCATAATGCCTGGGACGCCGCCTATGCCACCCCCAGCCTCTATGCGTGGCTGCTCAAACATAAACGTTGA
- a CDS encoding discoidin domain-containing protein: MRRHLSIGALILAAGLLATPVAAQTALIAPTPWTAGASESVTSKARGGDTARLDYGFKGAGYAFMVHGLDFAVPDNFVIDIPVKGEGAGNDLQIKFTDASGDNVWWVTRPAFVPTPQGTVLRIRPRHIDFAWGPTKDRTFRGGKRMEVVVVKTARGAASGWLEVGPIRWRAEAPEPKTEAPIKADVTAAVDGDARTGIGAASVTLDLSRVRAFGGLKLDWGRVPTLYTVAASDDGRAFHELRRVQGSDGGTDYVTLGEVDARYVRINGQGQLNEAALLPLEMGLKPNALLSELARTAPRGDYPRGFTEQAYWTVVGVAHGGPRAALLSEDGAVELGPERPSLMPVLTVGGKRLTWAQATVKQGMDAERLPLPTVEWQGEGVQMRVAPLAFGEGKAPYALVRYEVRSDTAQTVRLELHVQPMQVNPPTQFLTRPGGYAPIRRLSRDGDTVNVDDQPLWLLTPPKDFTAAGFLSGPQGASASDTDGLASGVIGYDLNLAPGEAQSVIVAFPLGGQTARPVITGDVVKWAEGQAESVRADWRQRLGDTRLVLPAGAPPIADSARLALAYQLILLDGDWLKPGARSYDRSWIRDGAMMSEGLLRMGLHREALAYFKAYAPMSFETGKVPCCVDARGADPTPENDSNGQLPWLAGELIRFGVAPAEIAPYWPQVSAAIAYQEGLRQANLTPQTEARYRGLMPPSISHEGYSDKAAYSYWDNFWALKGYRGAAVTAQALGKAAEAARLTAQGEAFASDLKASILATAAHYGQDVVAGAADRGDFDPTSTTMGLTSGAHTDDIPEALKRQTFERYWTDILMRRRQTPNSYTPYELRNVGAFLRLKQPERARQALTMFFANQAPRAWFQWGEVVTVPDRQPLFIGDLPHGWVESDYLRVALDMFAYERAETAQMVLLSGFDAQWAELGETRLERLHTPWGTLSMTVTRAGSGLKINIDSDAPPTGGYVIDVSSLMGRDARVRVDGKLVTLRDGEVIIKTAKAEIILGDGA; encoded by the coding sequence ATGCGTCGTCATCTGTCCATAGGGGCGCTGATACTGGCCGCCGGGCTGCTGGCGACGCCTGTGGCGGCGCAAACCGCCCTGATCGCGCCGACGCCGTGGACTGCGGGGGCCTCCGAAAGCGTGACCTCAAAGGCCAGAGGCGGCGACACTGCCCGGCTGGACTATGGGTTCAAAGGGGCCGGCTATGCCTTTATGGTGCATGGACTCGACTTTGCGGTCCCCGATAACTTCGTCATCGACATCCCGGTAAAGGGTGAGGGGGCGGGTAATGATCTTCAGATCAAGTTCACTGATGCCTCCGGCGACAATGTGTGGTGGGTGACGCGCCCGGCCTTTGTGCCGACACCGCAGGGTACGGTGCTGCGCATTCGTCCGCGTCATATCGACTTTGCCTGGGGACCGACGAAGGATCGCACCTTCCGGGGTGGCAAGCGCATGGAGGTCGTGGTCGTCAAGACCGCCAGGGGTGCGGCCTCCGGCTGGCTGGAGGTCGGGCCGATCCGCTGGCGCGCCGAGGCTCCGGAACCGAAGACCGAAGCGCCTATAAAGGCCGATGTGACGGCGGCGGTGGACGGCGATGCCCGCACCGGCATCGGTGCGGCGTCAGTGACGCTTGATCTGTCGCGAGTGCGGGCTTTTGGCGGGTTGAAACTCGACTGGGGCCGGGTGCCCACCCTTTACACAGTGGCTGCCTCCGACGACGGGCGCGCTTTCCACGAATTGCGTCGCGTGCAGGGCTCCGACGGCGGGACGGACTATGTCACCTTGGGTGAGGTCGATGCGCGCTATGTCCGCATCAACGGACAGGGGCAACTCAATGAGGCCGCCCTGCTGCCGCTTGAGATGGGGCTTAAGCCGAACGCCCTGCTGAGCGAACTGGCGCGCACCGCGCCGCGCGGCGACTATCCGCGCGGCTTTACGGAGCAGGCCTACTGGACCGTGGTGGGCGTGGCGCATGGCGGCCCGCGGGCGGCGCTGCTTTCCGAAGACGGGGCGGTCGAACTGGGGCCGGAACGCCCGTCGCTGATGCCCGTGCTGACGGTAGGCGGCAAGCGTCTGACCTGGGCGCAGGCCACGGTCAAACAGGGTATGGACGCCGAACGCCTGCCGCTGCCGACGGTCGAATGGCAGGGGGAGGGCGTTCAGATGCGCGTCGCGCCTCTGGCCTTTGGCGAGGGCAAGGCCCCCTATGCGCTGGTGCGTTACGAGGTGCGCTCCGACACGGCGCAGACGGTGCGGCTGGAGCTGCACGTGCAGCCGATGCAGGTCAATCCGCCGACGCAGTTCCTGACGCGGCCGGGGGGCTATGCGCCGATCCGTCGCCTTAGTCGTGACGGCGATACGGTGAACGTCGATGATCAGCCGCTGTGGCTGCTGACGCCGCCCAAGGATTTTACGGCAGCGGGCTTCCTGAGCGGGCCGCAGGGGGCCAGTGCCTCCGACACGGATGGTCTGGCGTCCGGCGTGATTGGTTATGACCTGAACCTCGCACCGGGCGAGGCGCAGAGCGTCATTGTCGCCTTTCCGTTGGGCGGGCAGACGGCGCGCCCGGTCATCACCGGGGATGTGGTGAAGTGGGCCGAAGGACAGGCCGAAAGCGTCAGGGCCGACTGGCGACAGCGGTTGGGGGATACCCGGCTTGTCCTGCCGGCCGGTGCGCCGCCCATTGCCGACAGCGCGCGTCTGGCGCTCGCCTATCAACTGATCCTGCTCGATGGCGACTGGCTGAAGCCCGGTGCGCGGTCTTACGACCGGTCGTGGATACGCGACGGGGCCATGATGTCCGAAGGCCTGCTGCGTATGGGCCTGCACAGGGAGGCGCTGGCCTATTTCAAGGCCTATGCCCCGATGAGCTTTGAAACAGGCAAGGTGCCGTGCTGCGTCGATGCGCGCGGGGCCGATCCGACGCCGGAAAACGACTCCAACGGGCAATTGCCGTGGCTGGCCGGAGAACTGATCCGCTTTGGCGTCGCGCCCGCTGAGATCGCGCCCTACTGGCCGCAGGTATCCGCCGCCATCGCCTATCAGGAGGGCCTGCGTCAGGCCAATCTGACGCCGCAAACCGAGGCGCGCTATCGCGGCCTGATGCCGCCGTCGATTAGCCATGAGGGCTATTCGGACAAGGCGGCCTATAGCTACTGGGATAATTTCTGGGCCCTGAAAGGCTATCGCGGGGCGGCGGTCACGGCACAGGCGCTTGGCAAGGCGGCGGAGGCGGCGCGCCTCACCGCGCAGGGCGAGGCCTTTGCGAGTGACCTGAAAGCCTCGATCCTCGCCACGGCGGCGCACTATGGGCAGGACGTGGTGGCCGGAGCCGCCGACCGCGGGGATTTCGACCCGACCTCGACGACCATGGGGCTCACCTCCGGCGCGCATACGGACGACATCCCTGAGGCGTTGAAGCGTCAGACCTTTGAGCGCTACTGGACGGATATTCTGATGCGCCGCCGTCAGACGCCCAACAGCTATACGCCCTACGAACTGCGCAATGTCGGGGCCTTTTTGCGGCTGAAACAGCCCGAACGCGCGCGTCAGGCGCTCACGATGTTCTTTGCCAATCAGGCCCCCAGAGCGTGGTTTCAGTGGGGGGAGGTGGTCACCGTCCCTGATCGTCAACCGTTGTTTATTGGTGACCTGCCGCATGGCTGGGTCGAATCCGACTATTTGCGCGTGGCGCTCGACATGTTCGCCTATGAGCGGGCCGAGACGGCGCAGATGGTCCTTTTGTCAGGCTTTGACGCCCAATGGGCCGAGCTTGGGGAGACGCGGCTGGAGCGGCTGCACACGCCGTGGGGCACGCTGTCGATGACGGTCACCAGGGCGGGTTCAGGACTGAAAATCAATATTGACTCGGATGCCCCACCGACCGGAGGCTATGTGATTGACGTCTCCTCCCTGATGGGACGGGATGCCCGTGTGCGGGTGGATGGCAAACTCGTGACACTCCGAGACGGGGAAGTGATCATCAAAACGGCAAAAGCTGAAATTATTCTGGGAGATGGCGCATGA
- a CDS encoding glucoamylase family protein: MTLSHPSRRAFGQGLFGLSLLPLGACASLPFPSGAPGHDPLLSDLHRRTFQFFWDVTDHRTGLTPDRWPTRTFSSVAAIGFAFNAYIIGAESGYIRREQAAERTFNTLNFLYNLPQGEAASGTAGYKGYFYHFLRFEDGTRYKTCELSSIDTSLLLMGALCAGQYFDRDTPVERDIRRLSTALYERVDWTFMMRPSGRQTMGWHPEDGFIKAEWRGYNEGMMVYLLAMASPTHPIDPKAYQVWCSTYDETFGPNHGEPHLGFHALFGHQYNHVWIDYRGIADAYMRAKGLDYFENSRRATLAQRNYAIQNPMGFRDYGPDIWGFTACDGPADVKLVIDGVERQFRSYSARGPGDLHPFDDGTIAPTAALGSIMFTPVESLAAARAMQARYGSDIYGHYGFFDSFNPTFVTDYPSREGHQTQRAGWVSNDYIGIDQGPILCSIENLRTGLFWRLMKGCAPLQRGLKLAGFEAVA; the protein is encoded by the coding sequence ATGACCTTGTCACATCCGTCCCGCCGCGCCTTTGGTCAGGGTCTTTTTGGCCTTAGCCTGTTGCCGCTGGGGGCCTGTGCATCTCTGCCTTTTCCTTCAGGCGCGCCGGGCCATGACCCTCTCCTGAGCGATCTGCACCGGCGGACGTTTCAGTTCTTCTGGGACGTGACCGATCACCGTACCGGCCTGACGCCGGATCGCTGGCCCACGCGCACCTTTTCGTCGGTGGCGGCCATCGGCTTTGCCTTCAACGCCTATATTATCGGCGCGGAGTCCGGCTATATCCGCCGCGAACAGGCGGCGGAGCGTACCTTTAACACCCTGAATTTCCTGTATAACCTGCCGCAGGGCGAGGCCGCTTCGGGCACGGCGGGCTATAAGGGCTATTTCTATCACTTCCTGCGTTTCGAAGACGGCACGCGCTATAAGACCTGCGAACTGTCGTCCATCGACACCTCGCTTCTGCTGATGGGGGCCCTGTGCGCCGGGCAGTATTTCGACCGCGATACGCCTGTTGAACGCGATATCCGCCGCCTGTCCACCGCCCTTTATGAGCGCGTGGACTGGACCTTCATGATGCGCCCGTCAGGGCGGCAGACCATGGGCTGGCACCCCGAAGATGGCTTCATCAAGGCCGAATGGCGCGGCTATAACGAAGGGATGATGGTCTATCTGCTGGCTATGGCCTCACCGACCCACCCGATTGACCCAAAGGCCTATCAGGTGTGGTGCTCGACCTATGATGAGACCTTTGGCCCCAATCACGGAGAGCCGCATCTGGGCTTCCACGCTTTGTTCGGCCATCAGTATAACCACGTCTGGATCGACTATCGCGGCATAGCCGACGCCTATATGCGCGCCAAAGGTCTGGATTATTTTGAAAATTCCCGCCGTGCCACGCTGGCCCAGCGCAACTATGCCATTCAGAACCCCATGGGGTTCAGAGACTATGGCCCGGACATCTGGGGCTTTACGGCGTGCGACGGCCCGGCGGATGTCAAGCTGGTGATCGACGGCGTCGAGCGGCAATTCCGCAGCTATTCGGCGCGCGGGCCGGGCGATCTGCACCCGTTCGACGATGGCACGATTGCGCCCACCGCCGCGCTGGGCTCTATCATGTTCACGCCGGTGGAATCTCTGGCCGCCGCCAGGGCCATGCAGGCGCGCTACGGCTCGGATATCTATGGCCACTATGGCTTTTTCGATAGCTTCAACCCGACCTTTGTGACCGACTATCCGTCGCGCGAAGGCCATCAGACCCAACGCGCCGGCTGGGTGTCCAACGACTATATCGGCATAGACCAGGGGCCGATCCTGTGCAGTATCGAAAACCTGCGCACAGGCCTGTTCTGGCGGCTGATGAAGGGCTGCGCGCCGCTTCAGCGCGGCCTGAAACTGGCCGGGTTTGAGGCGGTAGCCTGA
- a CDS encoding TonB-dependent receptor has product MSRTRGLSLGVSGLALAAALVMAAPAFAAESDATLQGRVSAAPAGTVVTATDANTGAKATATVRADGRYVIVGLRPGTYTVTFRAPDGTTRTEQAVLPVGQTIEVDTDLATAEAPVQEVTVVASRRNNPRQSEVSTSISRAQIENLPQNGRNFLNFAALAPGVSVSNDPERKTFQAGATSANQVNVFIDGMSQKNQVLQGGVAGQDASRGNPFPQLAVQEFKVSTQNFKAEYEQAGSAIITAVTKTGGTEFHGTVFGTLQTKDMIGQPYYETGEKKDYKNEEYGFDIGGPIIRDKLHVYVSYEGRKDSRPTDAVTMPAADRLGGNTALASALALAYNGSFPKDFKQDMWFGKLTWFVDENNTVDLIVRDRKEDDVRGFGGATAQTRGNTLNQQIQGATLKWKMRSGNVLNEMSLDYQDVQWRNSPLTTTPAITLTNGTNIGDVRATFGGVPYSQEKSQKNTTFKNDITFSGVEWNGTHVIKAGIKVAKYEYVAEENDRRLNPEYFYNAATYTLGGTNTPYAVKIASGDPRITSENMQYGLYIQDDWTLDEHWTFNLGLRWDYEDNMLNNKYVTPQAAVTALKAAVGFNKAFNVNDYISTGSNRESFKGAFQPRLGFAYDVNGDRDLVIFGGAGRYYDRNIFDSAQLEERRTRLYVAQIDFNSTTPWNPSYFGNPQALVDLAAAKNLKGELILLNNDVKVPYSDQFNLGVRKRFGDVNTSASVSHIKSKNLFNYVLGNRRADGSWCQFGSQYACQPWGEANGAPGYGNIIVSVSDREAKYNAIYLTADKAWTPATKYGFSATLTMTDAKMTGHNDQFIFDYANPRDTGWHAAEGVDKWRFVGTFIVSGPWDTRISAIATRASGVPFASIDDTGPALRIIDAAFFPKRDFRQVDLRISKDFNLPNGNVVTLDGQVYNLFDTINYRYSGWTGGFNNGMGASFRPDDNAQIGPSRSFQVGLTYKW; this is encoded by the coding sequence ATGTCTCGCACGCGGGGCCTGAGCCTCGGTGTTTCGGGCCTCGCCCTGGCGGCCGCCCTCGTCATGGCGGCCCCGGCCTTCGCCGCGGAATCCGACGCCACGCTTCAGGGCCGCGTTTCGGCGGCTCCGGCGGGGACGGTGGTCACCGCGACTGACGCCAATACGGGGGCCAAGGCTACCGCCACCGTGCGTGCCGATGGCCGCTACGTGATCGTCGGTCTGCGTCCGGGCACCTATACGGTCACCTTCCGCGCACCGGACGGCACAACGCGCACCGAGCAGGCCGTACTGCCCGTCGGCCAAACGATCGAAGTCGATACCGATCTCGCCACCGCCGAAGCGCCGGTGCAGGAAGTCACCGTCGTCGCCTCGCGCCGCAACAATCCGCGTCAGTCGGAAGTCTCCACCTCCATTTCGCGCGCCCAGATCGAAAACCTGCCGCAGAATGGCCGCAACTTCCTCAACTTTGCCGCTCTGGCCCCCGGCGTTTCGGTTTCGAATGACCCCGAGCGCAAGACCTTTCAGGCCGGCGCCACCAGCGCCAATCAGGTCAACGTCTTTATTGACGGCATGAGCCAGAAGAATCAGGTGCTGCAAGGCGGTGTCGCAGGGCAGGACGCCTCGCGCGGCAACCCGTTCCCGCAACTGGCCGTGCAGGAGTTCAAGGTTTCGACCCAGAACTTCAAGGCCGAATATGAGCAGGCCGGTTCGGCCATCATCACCGCCGTTACCAAGACCGGCGGCACCGAATTCCACGGGACGGTGTTTGGCACGCTTCAAACCAAGGACATGATCGGTCAGCCCTATTATGAGACGGGCGAAAAGAAAGACTACAAGAACGAAGAATACGGGTTCGACATCGGCGGCCCGATCATCCGCGACAAGTTGCACGTCTACGTGTCCTATGAAGGCCGCAAAGACTCGCGTCCGACCGACGCCGTCACCATGCCGGCCGCTGACCGTCTGGGCGGCAATACGGCGCTCGCCTCAGCCCTGGCCTTGGCCTACAACGGCAGCTTCCCGAAGGACTTCAAGCAGGACATGTGGTTCGGCAAACTGACGTGGTTTGTCGATGAAAACAACACAGTCGATCTGATCGTGCGCGATCGTAAGGAAGACGATGTGCGTGGTTTTGGCGGCGCCACGGCGCAGACACGTGGCAATACGCTCAATCAGCAGATTCAGGGTGCCACGCTGAAGTGGAAGATGCGCAGTGGCAATGTCCTCAACGAGATGTCGCTGGACTATCAGGATGTTCAGTGGCGCAACAGCCCCTTGACGACGACGCCGGCCATTACCCTGACGAACGGCACCAATATCGGCGATGTCCGCGCCACTTTTGGGGGCGTGCCCTATTCGCAGGAAAAGTCGCAGAAAAACACGACCTTCAAGAATGACATCACCTTTTCGGGTGTGGAATGGAACGGCACGCACGTTATCAAGGCCGGCATCAAGGTGGCCAAGTACGAATACGTCGCCGAAGAAAATGACCGCCGTCTGAACCCGGAATACTTCTATAATGCGGCTACCTACACGCTGGGCGGCACCAACACGCCGTATGCGGTGAAGATTGCGTCGGGGGACCCGCGCATCACGTCTGAGAACATGCAGTACGGCCTGTATATTCAGGACGACTGGACGCTGGATGAGCACTGGACCTTCAATCTCGGCCTGCGCTGGGATTACGAAGACAATATGCTCAACAACAAGTACGTCACGCCTCAGGCCGCTGTCACGGCGCTCAAGGCCGCTGTCGGTTTCAACAAGGCCTTTAACGTCAACGACTATATCTCGACCGGTTCCAACCGTGAATCGTTCAAGGGTGCCTTCCAGCCGCGTCTGGGCTTTGCCTATGACGTCAATGGCGACCGTGATCTGGTCATCTTTGGTGGTGCCGGTCGCTATTATGACCGCAACATTTTTGACTCGGCACAACTGGAAGAACGCCGCACCCGCCTTTACGTGGCGCAGATCGACTTCAACAGCACGACCCCGTGGAACCCCAGCTATTTCGGCAATCCGCAGGCGCTGGTCGATCTTGCGGCGGCGAAGAACCTCAAGGGCGAGTTGATTCTGCTCAACAACGATGTGAAGGTTCCCTATTCCGATCAGTTCAATCTTGGCGTTCGTAAACGCTTCGGCGATGTGAACACCTCGGCTTCGGTATCGCACATCAAGTCAAAGAATCTTTTCAACTACGTGCTCGGTAACCGCCGTGCCGACGGGTCATGGTGCCAGTTTGGCTCACAATATGCCTGCCAGCCCTGGGGTGAGGCCAACGGTGCACCGGGTTATGGCAACATTATCGTCTCGGTCAGCGACCGCGAGGCCAAGTATAACGCGATTTACCTGACCGCTGACAAGGCGTGGACGCCAGCCACGAAGTACGGCTTCTCCGCCACCCTGACCATGACGGATGCCAAGATGACGGGTCACAATGATCAGTTCATCTTTGACTACGCCAATCCCCGCGACACCGGGTGGCACGCGGCGGAGGGCGTTGACAAGTGGCGCTTCGTCGGGACCTTCATCGTCTCAGGGCCGTGGGATACGCGTATTTCTGCGATCGCGACCCGCGCTTCGGGTGTGCCCTTTGCCTCCATCGACGATACGGGCCCGGCGTTGCGCATCATTGATGCGGCCTTCTTCCCGAAGCGTGATTTCCGTCAGGTGGATTTGCGCATCTCCAAGGACTTCAACCTGCCGAACGGTAATGTCGTCACTCTGGATGGGCAGGTCTACAACCTGTTCGATACGATCAATTATCGCTACTCCGGCTGGACCGGTGGCTTCAATAACGGCATGGGCGCGTCCTTCCGTCCCGACGATAACGCTCAGATCGGTCCGTCGCGCTCCTTCCAAGTGGGCCTGACCTATAAGTGGTAA